The genomic interval ACACCGTGAAGAGAACTTCGCCGCCCACGTTCGCGTCGCGCGCCTCGTGGTCGGCCATGATTCCCTTCGGCGTCGACAGCACCGAAATTCCCAGCCCGTTCTTGACGCGCGGCAAATTCTTCACCGAGGCGTAAACGCGCCGCCCCGGCCTGGAGATACGCTCGATCTCCCGAATCACCGGCTCGCCATCGAAATACTTCAGCTCGATTTCGAGCTCGCTGCGGCCCGAC from Nitrobacter sp. NHB1 carries:
- the rpsH gene encoding 30S ribosomal protein S8, which produces MSTHDPISDLITRIRNAQMRNKSKVSTPGSRMRANVLEVLKSEGYIRGYASVEHSSGRSELEIELKYFDGEPVIREIERISRPGRRVYASVKNLPRVKNGLGISVLSTPKGIMADHEARDANVGGEVLFTVF